GGCAGCGCGGCCTACATCAACCTGCTGAACGACCACGGCGCGGTGACGGGACGCAACGGCCAGGATGGTGTCTTCGGCGGCATGCTGGCGCTGTCGCGCTCGACGCTGGCGCTGCGCGGCAAGCAGCACGCGCATGGGAACTGTCCGCTGCCGTGCTACGCCGAGTTCGTCCAGCGCGATGGCAGCCCGCTGCCCCGCCCCGATCTGGAGGCCGTGCTTGGCTTTGGCGTGCGCTGCGGGATTGCCGATCTGGAGGTGGTGCTGCTCGCGAACGAGCGCTGCCTGCGGCTGGGACTGGATGTGACGGCGACGGCAGCCGCGATTGCGTTTTTGATGGAGTGCCAGCAGCAGGGCTTGCATCGGACGCCCGCGCTGCCCTGGGCCGACGGTCAGGTGTTGCTGGACGTGATCGAGAAGATCGGGCGCAAAGAAGGCGTCGGCGGCGTGCTCAGCCTGGGCGTCGGCGAGATGCAGGCGATCTTCTGGAGCAGCGAAGTCTGGGCACCGCAGGTCTACGGCGGCGCGATGTCGCCGATCGATCCGCGTCCCCTGCCAATTCTGGCGCTGCACCTGGCGACGAGCACCTGGCCGGGCGATTATCGCATGGCGCTGCCGCTGTCGGGGCTGCTGCCAGCCGCGCCGGAGCACCTGCCCGACTTTAGCCGCGCGCCGGATGTGCCCGTGGATGTCAGCCGCCTGCTGTGGCACGAGCGCTTTGGCGCTGCGCTGGACGCGCTGGGCCTTTGCCGTCGCTGGGGGCTGCTGGCCTACGCCATCACGCCCGGCGAGATGGCCGAGCTAGCCTCGCTGGTGACGGGCGTGAAGTGGACATCGGCCAGTCTGGCGAAGCTCGGCGAGCGGATCGTGACGCTTGAGCGCATGACGCTAGCCCGCAATGGCGTCAACGATACGCTGCCGCGTCGCTGGCGCGAGACGTCTCTGAGCGAGGGACGCGCGGCGGGACAGGTGCCCGACCTCACGCAGCTTTTGGCGCAGTACTATACGGCGCATGGCTGGGACGCATCCGGCCAGCCGTCCGAGGCGCGGCTCCAGTCGCTCGATCTTGGCGGTTAATGCGGGGTTAGGCCCGGAGAACCAGGAACGGGCGCCCTGTGGGCATACCAAGAACCAAGCACCAAGAACCAAACGAAAGAACAAAGCGCAGAGAACAAAGAACAAAATAGCTCGTTGCTCCCCGCTCTGTGCCAGGGGCCAGGGGAGCGGGGGTGCCAGACCGGGTGCCATGCCCAAAGGGCACCCGGCATGGTACCCCGGCCCGGGGTGAGGGCCTGCACGCGAAACTCAAAGCTCAAAGCTCAATATTCCATGCTATCGCAGATGCCGGTGTTGCCGCGCGGCTGTCAGCCGCCGATGTGATTGGTTCGGTCCCGTTCATTTCCAGACGTTTACGCAAGGGGCTACGCTGATGGATGTCATCCTTGAAGATCCGATCTCCCCGCCGTCGAGCAGCCTGCCACGCTGGCGACAGCTCTCTTTTTTAGCAAGGTTGGATGTGCGAAACATGGAGCAACTGCTGACGGCAGCAGCCGAGATGATGTGCGGCGGTGCTGCTGCCAGCGCCTGTATGATCACCTATCATCCCCCGCACGAGTCGGCGATGAGCGCCAGCCACGGCATGTTAACCGAGTACGTGCGGCACGAGCTGCGCCAGGCCGAGAGCCGCCTATCGCCACGCCAGACCTGTCCGCTATGGCACGAGTGC
The window above is part of the Herpetosiphonaceae bacterium genome. Proteins encoded here:
- a CDS encoding aldehyde ferredoxin oxidoreductase C-terminal domain-containing protein, with the protein product MRIHLETHGQQRRALPPTWQTLFGGGRGLTGKLLAGLPADLSPLAPENPLIFAPGLLQGTGALGTAGIFVGTIAPLTGVLSQGWAEGDWGNALRRAGLSLLIVAGVAEDWSIIRISPDGAEIHPAANFVGLDTVSTAVALRAEYGEDARVLALGPAGEAGVAYATPVVDGRYPVEPAGAGAVMAAKRIKAIVVHGGEPLSVHDAAGLRQLEQTLTQRCETSPLAVDVRRFGSAAYINLLNDHGAVTGRNGQDGVFGGMLALSRSTLALRGKQHAHGNCPLPCYAEFVQRDGSPLPRPDLEAVLGFGVRCGIADLEVVLLANERCLRLGLDVTATAAAIAFLMECQQQGLHRTPALPWADGQVLLDVIEKIGRKEGVGGVLSLGVGEMQAIFWSSEVWAPQVYGGAMSPIDPRPLPILALHLATSTWPGDYRMALPLSGLLPAAPEHLPDFSRAPDVPVDVSRLLWHERFGAALDALGLCRRWGLLAYAITPGEMAELASLVTGVKWTSASLAKLGERIVTLERMTLARNGVNDTLPRRWRETSLSEGRAAGQVPDLTQLLAQYYTAHGWDASGQPSEARLQSLDLGG